In Polyodon spathula isolate WHYD16114869_AA chromosome 56, ASM1765450v1, whole genome shotgun sequence, the following are encoded in one genomic region:
- the LOC121307480 gene encoding potassium channel subfamily T member 1-like isoform X4 produces the protein MAGAKLRDSPSEIGPDDKTVSQKIGGPNWVYTTVSTSTRRMGSVGSEAGQRVQVEFYVNENTFKERLKLFFIKNQRSSLRIRLFNFSLKLLSCLLYIVRVLLDDPTEGIGCWGCPKQNYTAHANVTEIRWAPILWVDRRLAVWAIQVIVALISFLEAMLLAYLSYKGNIWEQIFRISFILEMINTAPFIITIFWPPLRNIFIPVFLNCWLAKCALESMINDLHRAIQRTQSAMFNQVLILICTLLCLVFTGTCGIQHLERAGNNLSLFKSLYFCIVTFSTVGYGDVTPQIWPSQLLVVIMICVALVVLPLQFEDLVYLWMERQKSGGNYSRHRAQTEKHVVLCVSSLKIDLLMDFLNEFYAHPRLQDYYVVILCPTEMDIQVRRVLQIPLWSQRVIYLQGSALKDQDLMRAKMDDAEACFILSSRNEVDRTAADHQTILRAWAVKDFAPNCPLYVQILKPENKFHVKFADHVVCEEEFKYAMLALNCICPATSTLITLLVHTSRGQEGQQSPEQWQRMYGRCSGNEVYHISLGDSKFFGEYEGKSFTYASFHAHKKYGVCLIGVKREDNKSILLNPGPRHIMAALDTCYYINITKEENSAFIFKQEEKHKKKGMAPGGLYSGPSRLPVHSIIASMGTVAMDLQNTECCPDSSSSKLALPTENGGNSRRPSIAPVLEIADSTSILPCDLLSDQSEDETAQSDDEGLPALEYVKGYPPNSPYIGSSPTLCHLLPQKALFCCLRLDKGCEHNSFEDAKAYGFKNKLIIVSAETAGNGLYNFIVPLRAYYRPRKELNPIVLLLDNPPDNHFLEAICCFPMVYFMAGTIDNLDNLLQCGIIYADNLVVVDKESTMSAEEDYMADAKTIVNVQTMFRLFPSLSIITELTHPSNMRFMQFRAKDCYSLALSKLEKKEREKGSNLAFMFRLPFAAGRVFSISMLDTLLYQSFVKDYMIPIARLLLGLDTTPGSGYLCAMKITEDDLWIRTYGRLFQKLCSSSAEIAIGMYRTESHMFATSESQDIGPQSQISINVEECEDTRDVKEPWNQRGSHRNSTSSDQSEHPLLRKKSMQWARRLSRKGNKQTSKTERISQQRLNLYRRSERQELSELVKNRMKHLGLPTTGYEDVANLTASDVMNRVNLGYLQVALSDEMNDHQNTLSYVLINPPPDTRLELNDIVYLIRSDPLAHVPNENGKGSFGMKQDFSSETRDETQL, from the exons gtttaaGAATCCGACTCTTCAACTTCTCTCTCAAGCTGCTCTCCTGCCTCTTGTACATTGTACGGGTTTTACTGGACGATCCAACAGAGGGCATTGGATG CTGGGGGTGCCCTAAACAGAATTACACCGCTCACGCAAACGTAACAGAAATCAGATG GGCTCCCATTCTTTGGGTGGACAGAAGACTAGCAGTATGGGCTATTCAG gtTATCGTGGCCTTAATAAGTTTCTTGGAGGCGATGCTTCTTGCATATCTGAGCTACAAG GGAAACATCTGGGAGCAGATCTTCCGAATATCCTTCATTCTGGAGATGATTAACACAGCCCCCTTCATAatcact ATATTCTGGCCTCCACTGAGAAACATATTTATTCCAGTATTTTTAAATTGCTGGCTGGCTAAATGTGCTCTGGAGAGTATGATA AATGACTTGCATCGAGCCATCCAGAGGACTCAGTCAGCAATGTTCAACCAAGTTCTCATTCTTATCTGCACTCTTCTGTGCCTAGTGTTTACTGG GACCTGTGGAATTCAACACCTGGAGAGAGCTGGAAACAACCTCTCCCTCTTCAAGTCCCTGTATTTCTGCATCGTCACATTCTCCACTGTTGGGTACGGGGACGTGACACCTCAGATCTGGCCGTCTCAGCTTCTTGTAGTTATCATGATCTGTGTGGCTCTTGTGGTGCTGCCTCTTCAG tttGAGGACTTGGTGTACCTGTGGATGGAACGGCAGAAATCTGGCGGGAATTATAGCCGCCACCGCGCTCAGACAGAGAAGCATGTGGTGCTGTGTGTCAGCTCCCTGAAGATAGACCTCCTCATGGACTTTCTCAATGAATTCTATGCACATCCCAGACTTCAG GATTATTATGTGGTGATTCTGTGCCCGACGGAGATGGATATTCAGGTCCGACGAGTCCTACAGATTCCTCTGTGGTCACAGCGGGTCATCTACCTGCAGGGGTCAGCTCTGAAGGACCAAGATCTCATGAGGGCCAA AATGGATGATGCTGAAGCCTGTTTCATTCTGAGCAGTCGGAATGAGGTGGATAGGACAGCAGCA GACCATCAGACAATCCTGAGAGCATGGGCCGTGAAGGACTTTGCACCAAACTGCCCGCTCTATGTCCAGATTCTGAAGCCAGAAAATAAATtccatgttaaatttgcag ATCATGTAGTTTGTGAAGAAGAGTTTAAGTACGCCATGTTGGCTCTGAACTGTATTTGTCCTGCCACATCCACCCTCATCACTCTGTTAGTTCACACTTCCCGAGGACA GGAAGGCCAGCAGTCTCCTGAACAGTGGCAGCGGATGTATGGCCGGTGCTCCGGGAACGAGGTCTATCACATCAGCCTGGGAGACAGCAAGTTCTTTGGAGAGTACGAGGGGAAGAGTTTCACCTACGCTTCCTTCCACGCACATAAAAA GTACGGTGTGTGTTTGATTGGGGTCAAGAGAGAAGACAATAAGAGCATCTTGTTGAACCCGGGTCCCAGACACATCATGGCAGCCTTGGATACCTGTTACTACATCAACATCACCAAGGAGGAGAACTCCGCTTTCATCTTCAAACAGGAGGAGAAGCACAAGAAGAAGGGAATGGCACCCGGGGGGCTGTACAGTGGACCTTCCAGACTCCCTGTCCACAGCATCATCGCCAgcatgg GTACTGTTGCTATGGACCTGCAGAACACAGAGTGCTGCcccgacagcagcagcagtaaacTAGCCCTGCCCACTGAGAACGGAGGAAACAGCAGAAGGCCTAGCATCGCCCCAGTTCTGGAGATAGCAGACTCCACCTCCATTCTACCATGTGACCTGTTGAGCGACCAATCCGAAGATGAAACAGCCCAGTCAGATGACGAAGGACTGCCTGCTCTGGA GTATGTGAAAGGGTACCCTCCCAATTCACCTTATATCGGGAGCTCTCCAACCTTGTGTCACCTACTGCCTCAGAAAGCACTGTTCTGCTGTCTGAGACTGGACAAG GGCTGTGAGCACAACAGTTTTGAAGATGCTAAGGCGTATGGCTTTAAGAATAAGCTGATTATTGTTTCGGCAGAAACTGCTGGGAATGGGTTGTATAATTTCATAGTTCCTCTGCGAGCCTACTATAGACCCAGAAAAGAACTGAACCCCATCGTACTGCTTCTCGACAACCC ACCTGATAACCACTTCTTGGAGGCAATCTGCTGTTTTCCTATGGTGTACTTCATGGCTGGAACCATTGACAA CCTGGATAACCTGCTCCAGTGTGGCATCATCTACGCTGACAATCTGGTCGTAGTTGATAAGGAGAGCACCATGAGTGCTGAGGAGGACTACATGGCAGATGCTAAAACTATCGTCAATGTCCAAACTATGTTCAG GCTATTCCCCAGTCTGAGCATTATCACAGAACTCACCCACCCCTCCAATATGAGGTTCATGCAGTTCAGAGCCAAGGACTGCTATTCCCTCGCGCTCTCCAAACTGGAAAAG AAGGAGCGTGAAAAAGGCTCAAACCTGGCCTTCATGTTCAGACTCCCATTCGCAGCCGGCAGAGTGTTCAGCATCAGCATGCTGGATACTTTGCTGTATCAG TCATTTGTGAAGGATTACATGATACCTATAGCAAGATTATTACTGGGCCTTGACACCACCCCTGGGTCAGGATACCTGTGTGCT ATGAAGATCACAGAAGATGATTTGTGGATTAGAACGTATGGAAGGTTATTCCAAAAGCTGTGCTCATCCAGTGCTGAAATTGCCATTGGCATGTACAGGACAGAATCCCATATGTTTGCAACATCTGAG tcACAAGACATTGGTCCACAG tcccAGATCTCCATCAATGTTGAGGAGTGTGAGGACACAAGGGACGTGAAAGAACCATGGAACCAAAGAGGCAGCCACAGGAACTCCACCTCCAGTGACCAATCGGAGCACCCGTTACTGAGGAAGAAGAGCATGCAGTGGGCACGGCGACTGAGCAGGAAAGGGAACAAGCAAACGAGTAAAACGGAGCGAATCAGCCAGCAGAGACTGAATCTGTACCGCCGCTCAGAGAGACAGGAGCTTTCTGAGCTGGTGAAAAACCGAATGAAGCACCTGGGTTTGCCTACCACAGGTTACG AGGATGTAGCAAATTTAACTGCCAGTGATGTGATGAATCGGGTAAACCTAGGATATTTGCAAG TGGCACTGTCAG ATGAAATGAATGACCATCAGAACACCCTGTCGTATGTTCTTATCAACCCTCCGCCAGACACCCGGCTTGAGCTCAATGATATAGT
- the LOC121307480 gene encoding potassium channel subfamily T member 1-like isoform X5, whose translation MAGAKLRDSPSEIGPDDKTVSQKIGGPNWVYTTVSTSTRRMGSVGSEAGQRVQVEFYVNENTFKERLKLFFIKNQRSSLRIRLFNFSLKLLSCLLYIVRVLLDDPTEGIGCWGCPKQNYTAHANVTEIRWAPILWVDRRLAVWAIQVIVALISFLEAMLLAYLSYKGNIWEQIFRISFILEMINTAPFIITIFWPPLRNIFIPVFLNCWLAKCALESMINDLHRAIQRTQSAMFNQVLILICTLLCLVFTGTCGIQHLERAGNNLSLFKSLYFCIVTFSTVGYGDVTPQIWPSQLLVVIMICVALVVLPLQFEDLVYLWMERQKSGGNYSRHRAQTEKHVVLCVSSLKIDLLMDFLNEFYAHPRLQDYYVVILCPTEMDIQVRRVLQIPLWSQRVIYLQGSALKDQDLMRAKMDDAEACFILSSRNEVDRTAADHQTILRAWAVKDFAPNCPLYVQILKPENKFHVKFADHVVCEEEFKYAMLALNCICPATSTLITLLVHTSRGQEGQQSPEQWQRMYGRCSGNEVYHISLGDSKFFGEYEGKSFTYASFHAHKKYGVCLIGVKREDNKSILLNPGPRHIMAALDTCYYINITKEENSAFIFKQEEKHKKKGMAPGGLYSGPSRLPVHSIIASMGTVAMDLQNTECCPDSSSSKLALPTENGGNSRRPSIAPVLEIADSTSILPCDLLSDQSEDETAQSDDEGLPALEYVKGYPPNSPYIGSSPTLCHLLPQKALFCCLRLDKGCEHNSFEDAKAYGFKNKLIIVSAETAGNGLYNFIVPLRAYYRPRKELNPIVLLLDNPPDNHFLEAICCFPMVYFMAGTIDNLDNLLQCGIIYADNLVVVDKESTMSAEEDYMADAKTIVNVQTMFRLFPSLSIITELTHPSNMRFMQFRAKDCYSLALSKLEKKEREKGSNLAFMFRLPFAAGRVFSISMLDTLLYQSFVKDYMIPIARLLLGLDTTPGSGYLCAMKITEDDLWIRTYGRLFQKLCSSSAEIAIGMYRTESHMFATSESQDIGPQSQISINVEECEDTRDVKEPWNQRGSHRNSTSSDQSEHPLLRKKSMQWARRLSRKGNKQTSKTERISQQRLNLYRRSERQELSELVKNRMKHLGLPTTGYEDVANLTASDVMNRVNLGYLQDEMNDHQNTLSYVLINPPPDTRLELNDIVYLIRSDPLAHVPNENGKGSFGMKQDFSSETRDETQL comes from the exons gtttaaGAATCCGACTCTTCAACTTCTCTCTCAAGCTGCTCTCCTGCCTCTTGTACATTGTACGGGTTTTACTGGACGATCCAACAGAGGGCATTGGATG CTGGGGGTGCCCTAAACAGAATTACACCGCTCACGCAAACGTAACAGAAATCAGATG GGCTCCCATTCTTTGGGTGGACAGAAGACTAGCAGTATGGGCTATTCAG gtTATCGTGGCCTTAATAAGTTTCTTGGAGGCGATGCTTCTTGCATATCTGAGCTACAAG GGAAACATCTGGGAGCAGATCTTCCGAATATCCTTCATTCTGGAGATGATTAACACAGCCCCCTTCATAatcact ATATTCTGGCCTCCACTGAGAAACATATTTATTCCAGTATTTTTAAATTGCTGGCTGGCTAAATGTGCTCTGGAGAGTATGATA AATGACTTGCATCGAGCCATCCAGAGGACTCAGTCAGCAATGTTCAACCAAGTTCTCATTCTTATCTGCACTCTTCTGTGCCTAGTGTTTACTGG GACCTGTGGAATTCAACACCTGGAGAGAGCTGGAAACAACCTCTCCCTCTTCAAGTCCCTGTATTTCTGCATCGTCACATTCTCCACTGTTGGGTACGGGGACGTGACACCTCAGATCTGGCCGTCTCAGCTTCTTGTAGTTATCATGATCTGTGTGGCTCTTGTGGTGCTGCCTCTTCAG tttGAGGACTTGGTGTACCTGTGGATGGAACGGCAGAAATCTGGCGGGAATTATAGCCGCCACCGCGCTCAGACAGAGAAGCATGTGGTGCTGTGTGTCAGCTCCCTGAAGATAGACCTCCTCATGGACTTTCTCAATGAATTCTATGCACATCCCAGACTTCAG GATTATTATGTGGTGATTCTGTGCCCGACGGAGATGGATATTCAGGTCCGACGAGTCCTACAGATTCCTCTGTGGTCACAGCGGGTCATCTACCTGCAGGGGTCAGCTCTGAAGGACCAAGATCTCATGAGGGCCAA AATGGATGATGCTGAAGCCTGTTTCATTCTGAGCAGTCGGAATGAGGTGGATAGGACAGCAGCA GACCATCAGACAATCCTGAGAGCATGGGCCGTGAAGGACTTTGCACCAAACTGCCCGCTCTATGTCCAGATTCTGAAGCCAGAAAATAAATtccatgttaaatttgcag ATCATGTAGTTTGTGAAGAAGAGTTTAAGTACGCCATGTTGGCTCTGAACTGTATTTGTCCTGCCACATCCACCCTCATCACTCTGTTAGTTCACACTTCCCGAGGACA GGAAGGCCAGCAGTCTCCTGAACAGTGGCAGCGGATGTATGGCCGGTGCTCCGGGAACGAGGTCTATCACATCAGCCTGGGAGACAGCAAGTTCTTTGGAGAGTACGAGGGGAAGAGTTTCACCTACGCTTCCTTCCACGCACATAAAAA GTACGGTGTGTGTTTGATTGGGGTCAAGAGAGAAGACAATAAGAGCATCTTGTTGAACCCGGGTCCCAGACACATCATGGCAGCCTTGGATACCTGTTACTACATCAACATCACCAAGGAGGAGAACTCCGCTTTCATCTTCAAACAGGAGGAGAAGCACAAGAAGAAGGGAATGGCACCCGGGGGGCTGTACAGTGGACCTTCCAGACTCCCTGTCCACAGCATCATCGCCAgcatgg GTACTGTTGCTATGGACCTGCAGAACACAGAGTGCTGCcccgacagcagcagcagtaaacTAGCCCTGCCCACTGAGAACGGAGGAAACAGCAGAAGGCCTAGCATCGCCCCAGTTCTGGAGATAGCAGACTCCACCTCCATTCTACCATGTGACCTGTTGAGCGACCAATCCGAAGATGAAACAGCCCAGTCAGATGACGAAGGACTGCCTGCTCTGGA GTATGTGAAAGGGTACCCTCCCAATTCACCTTATATCGGGAGCTCTCCAACCTTGTGTCACCTACTGCCTCAGAAAGCACTGTTCTGCTGTCTGAGACTGGACAAG GGCTGTGAGCACAACAGTTTTGAAGATGCTAAGGCGTATGGCTTTAAGAATAAGCTGATTATTGTTTCGGCAGAAACTGCTGGGAATGGGTTGTATAATTTCATAGTTCCTCTGCGAGCCTACTATAGACCCAGAAAAGAACTGAACCCCATCGTACTGCTTCTCGACAACCC ACCTGATAACCACTTCTTGGAGGCAATCTGCTGTTTTCCTATGGTGTACTTCATGGCTGGAACCATTGACAA CCTGGATAACCTGCTCCAGTGTGGCATCATCTACGCTGACAATCTGGTCGTAGTTGATAAGGAGAGCACCATGAGTGCTGAGGAGGACTACATGGCAGATGCTAAAACTATCGTCAATGTCCAAACTATGTTCAG GCTATTCCCCAGTCTGAGCATTATCACAGAACTCACCCACCCCTCCAATATGAGGTTCATGCAGTTCAGAGCCAAGGACTGCTATTCCCTCGCGCTCTCCAAACTGGAAAAG AAGGAGCGTGAAAAAGGCTCAAACCTGGCCTTCATGTTCAGACTCCCATTCGCAGCCGGCAGAGTGTTCAGCATCAGCATGCTGGATACTTTGCTGTATCAG TCATTTGTGAAGGATTACATGATACCTATAGCAAGATTATTACTGGGCCTTGACACCACCCCTGGGTCAGGATACCTGTGTGCT ATGAAGATCACAGAAGATGATTTGTGGATTAGAACGTATGGAAGGTTATTCCAAAAGCTGTGCTCATCCAGTGCTGAAATTGCCATTGGCATGTACAGGACAGAATCCCATATGTTTGCAACATCTGAG tcACAAGACATTGGTCCACAG tcccAGATCTCCATCAATGTTGAGGAGTGTGAGGACACAAGGGACGTGAAAGAACCATGGAACCAAAGAGGCAGCCACAGGAACTCCACCTCCAGTGACCAATCGGAGCACCCGTTACTGAGGAAGAAGAGCATGCAGTGGGCACGGCGACTGAGCAGGAAAGGGAACAAGCAAACGAGTAAAACGGAGCGAATCAGCCAGCAGAGACTGAATCTGTACCGCCGCTCAGAGAGACAGGAGCTTTCTGAGCTGGTGAAAAACCGAATGAAGCACCTGGGTTTGCCTACCACAGGTTACG AGGATGTAGCAAATTTAACTGCCAGTGATGTGATGAATCGGGTAAACCTAGGATATTTGCAAG ATGAAATGAATGACCATCAGAACACCCTGTCGTATGTTCTTATCAACCCTCCGCCAGACACCCGGCTTGAGCTCAATGATATAGT